The stretch of DNA CTGGGATTGCGTATCGATCAGGGCCAGTTGTGCTATGCAGCCAATATGTCCGCACCCGCCGCCAACGAGGTGGATGCAACGGTTGAGGCGGAGCTTTTCCATCTTGTGCTTCGAGACGGTCAGGAGCCTGTGGCGTCGAGCGAGATCGAGGAGTTGTTGTGGAACGTGCCTGGCGGGACCGAGCGCCCTGTTGCGTTGCTGTCTCAGGCGATACAGGCACGGTTTGCGTAGTGCAGATTGCACGCGCTTGAAAATCACAATGTGGGTCGCGAACCAAGCACCAGCACGCAGCCTGCAATGATGATGGCAGCGCCGAAAAACTGGATGAGAGAAAGCTGTTCCTTGAGAAAGATGGCGCCAACCAGCACGGCAATCACGGTGACAACGAATTCAACGCTGATGGCTTTAGTCGGACCGACACTGCCTACCAGCTTGAAATAAAGCACATAGGTGAGCGCGCTCATCACGCAGGCCGAGATAAGCAGATAGAGAATGTCGACCGGGCTTGGCACGCTTGGTATCGGCACGATGATAATCAGCGGCAGGGTCATGATGCCTCCAAAGACGAAGGCGCCGATTGTGGTTTCCCATGAACCGGTTGTAGCGAGACGGCGGCTGGCATAATTGCTGCCAAAGGCAGCAAACAGGCAGGCAAGGAGTGCGGCAACGCAACCCACAATGAAAGAGGGTGTCACGCTGATTGCAGGAAAGCCGACCAGCAGCACGATGCCGGAAATGCCGAGCAAAAGACCGGTGAGCCCGCGCGGCGTGATGCGCTCGAGCCCCCAAAGCTGGCTGATGACCATGGAGAACAACGGAATCGAAGCGACGCAGATAGCTGCCATCGCGGTGCCGATCAGTGGCGTGCCATAGGAAAGCCCGAGCAATTGACCAGCGACTGTGGTGGCGCCCACAATCGTAAAGGGTTTCCAGCCTGCCTGAAAATCGAGCCTGCGTCCCGAAAGCCTTGCAATGGCATAAAGCGTCCCTGCGGCAATGAATGACCGAAACGTGACAGCGCCCACCCAGCCAAAGGCTTCAACGACGCGTAAGACCACGAGGAAGGAAAGACCCCACGTCACGGCAAGGAAGACATAGGTCGCGGTATCTCTGGGGTTCATGGCGGACGCGCTTTGGCTTGTTCTGTAATATCAGACCATAATCTGTTGAGCGCGCAGCATCATGTCGTTCTTGTTGCGGCAGTCTGTGCCGCTTGGGCAATATTGGCAAAGAAACGGTCAGCGATCTTTCGCGCAGCAGAACCGAGCAGCTTTGATCCGAGTTGCGCAATCTTGCCACCGGCATCACCGCGAATAATGTAAGTGAGAATTGTTTCGTTTCCGTCTTCAAGAAGGGCCACATCGGTCACGCCATGGGCAAAGCCGGCGATCGAGCCTTCGCCCCGCCCCGAGATTGTATAGGATTTAGGCTGCTGCATATTGGAGAGTTCCAGCGTGCCATGAAAACGGACCTTGATAATGCCGAGATTGACCTTGAGAGCGGCGCGGATTTCACGCTCCGAAAGGCGTTCCAGATCCTCGCAGCCGGGAATGCAGGCTTTGAGCGTCTCGATATCATTGAGCGCATCCCACACCGCTTCTCTGGGCGCTGCAATTCTTTCTTCTCCGGTGAGGTCCATGCTTTACTCCAGAAGGATTCGATCTTTTGTTTTGGCGCGCATCTTATCCTGAAAACCGTTGCACACATTTCGGGATGCGCTCTAAATTGATGCATATCCGCAGGGAAGAGTACGGCCAATGAAAAAACCGTAATTTATCTGCTGCAATTCTCGACTAATATGCTCTATTATGGAAATTAAATCGATTTGATTGACTGGAGTGACATTATGGCAAGAGATACGGCGAGGCTTGAAGCGACGGTTTCAAAGCTCAAAAAGCACTGGGCAGAAACCGCACCCACAGACATGCGTGCGGCATTCAAGGCCGATTCCAGCCGTTTCGAGAAATATTCGCTGAGCCTCGATGATCTTCTGTTCGACTTTTCCAAGGCGCGTATCAATGACGAGACGGTAGCGCTTCTGAAGGAACTGGCTCTTGCCGCCGACGTTGAGGGCCGTCGTAGCGCGATGTTTGCGGGCGAGCATATCAACGTGACCGAAGATCGCGCCGTTCTGCATGTGGCGCTGCGCGACACGACCTCAAAAGAGGTGCTGGTGGATGGCCACAATGTCCTTACCGATGTGAAGGACGTTCTCGACCGTATGGCGGAATTTTCCGAAGGCATCCGCGCGGGGGCGCTGCAAGGGGCGACCGGCAAGAAAATCACCGATATCGTCAATATCGGCATTGGTGGCTCTGACCTCGGACCCGTGATGGCGACGCTGGCGCTCGCCCCTTATCATGACGGACCGCGTGCGCATTTCGTTTCCAATATCGATGGCGCGCACATCGCCGACACCCTTGCTCCACTTGATCCAGCAACCACGCTGGTAATCATTGCGTCTAAAACCTTCACCACCATCGAAACCATGACCAACGCACAAACTGCGCGTAAATGGGTGGCCGATGCTTTGGGTGAAGACGCGGTTGGTGCACATTTTGCGGCCGTTTCTACCGCGCTCGACAAGGTTGCGGCCTTTGGCATTACTGAGGAGCGCGTGTTTGGTTTCTGGGACTGGGTCGGCGGACGCTATTCGGTCTGGTCGGCAATCGGTCTTCCGGTCATGATCGCGGTCGGGCCCAAAAATTTCCGAGAGTTTCTGGCTGGTGCGCACGCGATGGACGTGCATTTCCGCGATGCGCCACTGGAAGAAAACCTGCCCATCTGGCTTGGCCTGATCGGCTATTGGCACCGCGCCATTTGCGATTATTCAAGCCGTGCGATCATTCCTTACGATCAGCGTCTGACGCGCCTTGCGGCCTATTTCCAGCAGCTCGATATGGAATCGAACGGCAAGAGCGTGACGCTTGACGGCAAGCCGGTGTCTGGTCCGAGCGGTCCGGTCGTCTGGGGCGAACCTGGCACCAATGGCCAGCACGCCTTCTTCCAGCTCCTGCATCAAGGCACCGATACGATTCCGCTCGAATTCATTGTCGCTGCAAAGGGGCATGAGGCGGAACTTGATCATCAGCACCAGATGCTGCTCGCCAATTGTCTTGCACAGTCGGAAGCGCTCATGAAAGGCCGTACGCTCGACGAAGCGCGCGCGCAGTTGCAAGCCAAAAATCTGCCGGAGGCCGATGTCGAGCGTATCGCGCCGCATCGCGTTTTTTCCGGCAACCGTCCATCACTCACCCTGGTGCACGACAAACTTGATCCTTACGCGCTGGGCCGCCTGATTGCACTTTATGAGCATCGCGTGTTCGTAGAAGCGCAGATTTTCGGCATCAATGCCTTTGATCAGTGGGGCGTGGAATTGGGCAAGGAACTGGCGACCGCGCTTTTGCCGGTGGTATCGGGCGAGGAACGTGCTGATGACAAGGATGCGTCCACGCGAGGGCTTGTCGCGCATTTGCATGCACGCCGCAAAGCCTGATAGGGTCAAGCCAAATCGACTAAAAACCGGGCGCTCTATCTTTTTGATTTAACGCGCATCTTATTCGAAAACCGTTTCACACTTTTCGGGATGCGCTCTAAAGCCCGGTTTTCTTTACGCTTGAACGATGAGTGATGCTTTGCCATCTGCAAAATTGAAACAAATCCGTGCCATCCTGTTCGACAAGGACGGTACACTTATTGATTTCGACCGCACATGGTTCGCGGTTTCTTGGGATCTGGCGCGTCGAGCGGCTGATAACGATGAAACGCGTGCCAGACTGCTGCTCGATACCGGTGGCTATGACTGGGAAGCTGCACGCTTTCGCGCCAATTCGGTGATTGCGGCGGGAACAGTGGACGACATCGTGCGGCTATGGTTTCCCGATCATGATGAGACGGATATCAGGACGCGGATTGCCGAATTCGACAGCTATTGCGTGGCGCAAGGCGCACTTTCAGCGGTCGCCATAGAGGGCTTGCGCGAAACGCTCATGAGCTTGCAGGAAATGGGCTACCGGCTCGGTATTGCCACCAATGATTCAGAGGCAGGTGCGCGAGCCACAGTAAAGGCCTTGGGGATCGAAGCGTTTTTTGATGTCATCATCGGTTATGACACGGCGGCGCGTCCAAAACCACATGCAGATCCGCTGCTTTATTTCGCACAAAAGCTTGATCTAGCGCCCTATGAGATCGCGATGGTTGGCGATAATCTGCATGATCTGGAAACCGCGCGTGCCGCAGAAGCAGGATTCGCCGTTGGCGTGCTTTCGGGCAACAGTCCACGCGAGGCACTTGAGCCTCACGCGGATATCGTGCTTCATTCCATTGCCGAATTGCCCGATCTTTTCGGCTAATCGCGTAATTCGCGACGCAGGATTTTTCCGACATTGCTTTTTGGCAGGCTTTCGCGGAATTCCACTTCGCGCGGGCGCTTGTAATTGGTGAGCCGTTCGGCACAGAAAGCCTTTACTTCATCTGCCGTGAGATCGGGATCGCGTCGCACGACATAGAGTTTGACCACCTCACCCGAATGCTCGTTGGGGATGCCGATGGCAGCCGATTCGACTATGCGCGGATGTTCCGCCGCCACTTCCTCGATTTCGTTGGGATAGACGTTGAAGCCGGAAACAAGGATCATATCCTTTTTGCGGTCGACGATTTTTGTATAGCCGCGCGCGTCTATCAGCCCCATGTCGCCGGTGCGGAAAAAACCGTCTGCCATGATGGCGCGTGCCGTCTCGTCGGGGCGCTCCCAATAGCCCTTCATGACCTGTGGTCCGCGCACACAGATTTCGCCCACAGAGCCCTGCGAAAGGTCGTTGCCGTCATCATCGCGGATTGCGACATCGGTTGAGGGCATGGGAAGGCCGATGGTGCCGGTGAATTCTGTGACATCAAGCGCATTGGCCAGAGCCACGGGCGCTGTTTCGGACAGGCCATAGCCTTCGGTGATGTGGCATCCGGTCATCTCCTGCCAGCGCTCGGCAATCGGGCGCTGCACGGCCATGCCGCCGCCCAGTGTGAGGATCATCGGCTTGAAATCCAGTGTCTGGAAATCACCATTGTTCATCAGCGCGTTGAACAACGTGTTGAGGCCCGGAAAGATATGGAACGGATATTTTTTGAGTTCCTTGACGAAACCCGGAATGTCGCGTGGATTGGGAATGAGGATGTTGCGTGCGCCAAGCTTGATGCCGATCATCGCATTCACGGTGAGTGCGAAAATATGATAAAGTGGAAGGGCACAGACAAAGTTGAGCGCCTTGGGGCGCCCCTTGTTGCGGAAGGCGACATCCATCCACAGCCGCATCTGTTCGACATTGGCGAGGATATTGCTGTGGGTCAGCATTGCGCCCTTGGAAATGCCGGTCGTGCCGCCTGTATATTGCAGAAATGCAATGTCGCTGCCTTCAACCGGAACTGGATTGAATGATTTGCCGCGGCCTTCGCTGAGTGCTGTTTTGAAAGCTATATGACCGGGCAGGGACCATGCCGGGACCAGCTTCTTGACCTTGCGCACCACGAAATTGATGAGATGCCCCTTCAGCCCATGCATGTCACCCATTGAAGTGACAATTATGTTGGGAAGATTGAGCGTCGGGAGCGCCTTTTCGACAGTCGCAGCAAAGTTTTCGAGAACGATCAGCGCTTTTGCCCCGGAATCAGCCAATTGGTGCTCAAGTTCACGCGGGGTATAGAGCGGGTTGACATTGACCACTACCAGCCCAGCCCGCAGGATTGCGGCGATGGCAATCGGATATTGCAGGATATTGGGCATCATCACCGCGACGCGATCGCCCTTGACCAGTCCGCGCGATTGCAGGAATGCTGCGAGGGCACGTGCATCCTCATCCATCTGGCGATAAGTGAGATCCTTGCCCATACAGGTAAAAGCCGGATTGTCACCGAACTGGCGACAAGCACCAATGATCATTTCACCGATCGATGTTGAACGATTAAGTTCGAGTTCGTGCGGAACATCGGCAGGATAGGATTTGAGCCATAAGCGTTCCGGCTTTGGTGCGGTCTCTTCTTGAAGCTTTTGCGCTGTCTGTTTGGGCTTGCTTGACTTCGTTGCAGGTGTCTTGCTGGGCTGGGTTTGCGCGCCTGTTGTCTTTTGTTTTTGCGCTGCTGCGGGTTTTGGCGCAGACAATTTCGTTGTGGTGGCTTTCGTTGTTTCAACCTTGGCCGTGCCGGTAGTTTTTGTGCTGGACTTTGCAGTCTTGTTTGCTTGTGCTTTGGCGACAGCCGGTTTTGCAGGCTTCGTGCTAGCTGTGCTGGCTTTGGCTATATTTGGTTTGGATGCACCTGATTTGGATGCAATGGGCTTGGACGCAGTGGTTTTGGTCGCGCTAACCTTGGCAGAACTTGCCTTCGATGGAGCCGCCTTAGGTGCTGTTGTTTTCTTGGGCGCTGTCGTTTTGGGTTTTGTGCTCTTGGATGCGCTCGCCTTGGATGTCGTCTTCCCCGTCGCTTTTTCTGCCATGTTTCCTCCCCGGATTGCTCCGTTCCGTTTTTGTGGCGAACAGTTCCCGCCAATCTCCCAAGCCTGCCCACCATCCTCCGGGGCTGCTTCCATGATAAGAATGTGGTCGAGTTTGATCTGTTGCGCAAGTCTTACATTGACGTAAGCGTAAACTTAAAAACATCTTTCAGGCAAGGGCCGTTATTTTGTGGGCGCTAATTGCCCACTGGTGCGGATCAATCAGTCTGTTTTGCGCAGAGACTGGATGAACGTCCGGATTGCCTTGCTGCCATCCCCCACCAGATCGAAGCTTTTCTCGCTGCGCATCCATTCATTGAGAAGGCCGCTGACGATTGCAAGCAGAATGGGGGCCGCGCTGCAGGCGGTCCATTGTGCTGAGAGTTCGTCGCGCCGCCCGGCAACATCCAGAAGGCCGGCGAACAGCGAAAGCGCATTATCGCGCGCTTCCCTGATGCGTTCGACGATTGGAGCCATGTCGCCTACATATGCGCAGCGTTGGTGGATGATGGTGAAAATGACTTGCTGTCTTTCGTCGGTCACGAACATTTCCAGTGCCGCAAGAATGGATTGTTCAAGCACATGCAGCGGATTGGGGTGATTGAGTTTTGCCGCCTGCAGCATGATTTCCTCCTGCGGAAACCGTGCGTTACCAATAATAGCGCGGAAAATATCGAGCTTGTCATGAAAATGAAAATAGACGGCGCCCCGCGTCACACCGGCCTGTGCGGCGATCTCGAGCAGCGAGGATTGATTGACGCCACGCGCAAGAAACAGTTGCTCAGCGGCAGCGAGGATTGCTTCACGTGTTTCGGCTGCATCAGATTTTGTGCGGCGCATGGCTCATTTTGACCCACATAAAAAGAGGGACTGGCTTGCTTTTTCAATTCTAGAATGGATAAATCATTCGTGATCATTTAACGCATTCCATTGACTATAAAACATAGTCCGTATTTACAAACAACTATGTATGTTTAATTGGCCGTATCGGACTTAAGCAAGGGCAGCTCCCATTATGTTAATCTACCGTACTATTCGGCATATCGCGGCAGGAGCCGCCTTTCTTATTTTTACGGCACAGCCAGTTCTGGCGCAGGCACCGGGCGCGGGCGCCCCGCCGCCTGAGGTCAGCTTTATAGAAATCAAGCCGCATGACGTGCCTGTGACCTATGAATATGCGGCACGTATTTCGGCTTATCGTGCAATTCAGGTGCGCGCGCGTGTTGGCGGTATCCTGCAGCACCGCAATTTCGTGGAAGGAACCGAGGTCAACGCTGGCGATGTGCTTTTCGAGATTGATCCGGCTCCCTATCAGGCCGAGGTCGAAAGGGCGCAGGCTCAGGTTGCGCAGGCCCAGGCCCAATATCAGCAGTCGATAATTGACGCTGATCGCGCGGAACAGCTTGTTCAACAGCGGGTGCAGAGTGCGGCTGTACGCGATACTGCTTTTGCGACACGCGACATGAACAAGGCGGCGGTTGCCGCTGCACAGGCGCAGTTGAGCACAGCACAGCTCAATCTGGACTATACCAAGGTGACCGCTCCTATCAGCGGTATTACCTCGCAGGAGCAGGTGTCGGAGGGTAGCCTCATCGGCACCGATGCGGCCTCCAGTCTGTTGACGTCGATTACGCAGCTCGACCCCGTCTACGTGAACTTCTCGTTCACGGATACGGAAGCTGCGGAAATCCAGCGTCTGCGCAAGGAGCGCGGCGCGACCGGCGCGGATGCCGACCGTCTGAAAATCCAGGTTCTGTTCGGCGACGGTCAGGCCTATGATCAGGACGGCACGATCGACTTCACCTCATCGACGCTCGATACCGAAACCGGAACGCTGGGCGTGCGCGCAGTGGTGCAGAACCCGGATCGCCGTCTCATTCCCGGACAGTTTGTGCGTGCTGCCATTCTCGACATTCATGTCAAGGACGGCATCACCATCCCCAAGGCCGCATTGATGCAGACGCCGCAGGCCCAGTTCGTCTATGTCGTGGACAAGGACGAAAAGGCTGAAGTGCGTCCGGTGGTCATCGGTCGTGAGCTTACCGACGAATGGCTGATCAGCGATGGTCTTAAGGCTGGAGACAGGGTGATAACAGAAGGCGTTATCAAGGTTGCGCCCGGTGCGCCGGTCAAGGCTGAACCTGCGTCAGAGCAGACCCAAACGGATGCGGCTTCCCCACAAGGTGACCCTCAGGCGGATCCCAAGGCGGCCCCCAAGGCTGATGAAGAACAGGCGGCGGATAAATAATGAAAAGTTTCTTTATCGACCGTCCGGTCTTTGCCGCGGTCATATCCATTGTGCTCGTTCTGGCCGGACTGGTGTGCATCCGCATCCTGCCGATCGCGCAATATCCAGAACTGACACCGCCGCAGGTGGTGGTCAGCGCAACCTATCCCGGTGCGAGTGCCGAAACTGTCGCGCAGACGGTTGCAGCTCCTCTTGAGCAGCAGATCAACGGCGTCGAGAACATGCTTTACATGCAGTCCTCCAGCCTTGGCAGCGGCATGATGCAGCTCACTGTTACCTTTGCGCTCGGAACCGACCCCAATCAGGCAACGATTGATGTTAACAACCGTGTGCAACAGGCGACATCGTCGCTGCCTCAGGAAGTGCAGCGTCTTGGCGTCACTGTCGCCAAGCGCTCTTCGACCATTCTCGGCATGGTCGCGATGTTCTCCGAAAATGCGAATTATGACCGCACCTATGTTGGCAATTATGCGCTTTTGAACGTCATCGACGATCTTAAACGCATTCCCGGCGTGGGCGATGTGCAATTGCTCGGCAATATCGATTATTCGATGCGCGTCTGGCTGCGTCCAGACAGGCTTGCACAATTTAATCTGACGCCGAGCGACGTGCAGACGGCCATTCAGGAACAGAATGCGCAATATGCGGCTGGTCGCTTTGGCGATCAGCCCGACAGTCAGGCTGGCCCCTTCACTTATACGGCCACGACACAGGGACGTCTGCCGGACGTCAAGGCGTTCGAAAACATCATCCTGCGCTCGACGAGCAATGCCGCGACGTTGCGGCTCAAGGATGTTGCACGGGTGGAGCTGGGTACGGAAAGCTATTTCGTCGACAGTCAGCTGAACGGCACACCTGCCGTGCCGATCGCCATTTATCTGCAGCCGGGCGCCAATGCGCTCAATACGATGGAATCGATCGAGAAACGCATGGATGAGCTGAAAGTGGCTTTCCCGGCGGGTATCGATTATTCGGTGCCGTTCGACACGACCAAGTTCATCAAGGTCTCGATCGAGGAAGTGGTCCACACCTTCATCGAAGCGATCATCCTTGTGGTGCTTGTCGTCTTCGTCTTCCTGCAGAACTGGCGTGCGACGCTTATTCCGGTGATCGCTGTTCCGATCTCTATCATCGGTACGTTCGCGGGCATGTATGTGCTCGGTTTCTCCATCAACCTTTTGACGCTGTTTGGTCTGGTGCTGGCTATCGGTATCGTGGTGGATGACGCCATCGTGGTGCTGGAAAACGTCGAGCGCATCATGACGACCGAAAAGCTGTCGCCGCGCAAGGCGGCGATCAAGGCCATGGGCGAAGTAACGGAGCCGGTGATCGCGATTGTTCTCGTGCTATGCGCGGTGTTCATTCCGGTGGCCTTCATGGGCGGTCTTGTCGGCGAAATGTACAAGCAGTTCGCTGTCACCATCGCGATTTCCGTGGTGCTCTCGGGTATTGTGGCCCTGACGCTGACGCCAGCGCTCTGCGCACTCATTCTCAAGCCCGGCCATCACGAGCCGATCCTGCCTTTCCGCATCTTCAACAGCTTCTTTGACCGGATTACCAGCGGCTATACGTCCGCGGTGCGCTTCTTTCTCAAACGTATCGCCATCGGTCTCTTGATCTTCGCCGGTGTCATCGGTGCGACCTATTACCTCTTCGAAAAGGTTCCGGGTTCGCTTCTGCCCGATGAGGATCAGGGCTTCCTGTTCAGCGTTGCAGTTTTGCCGCCCGCGGCTTCTCTTGAGCGCACGACCAATGTTCTCAATCAGGCCAGCGAAAACATTCGTAAGCATCCGGCGGTTGAAAACGTCTTTGCTGTGTCAGGGTTTGACCTTCTTTCGGGTGGCCTCAAGACGAGTTCCGGTACGATGTTCATCATGCTCAAAGACTGGAAGGAACGCACGACGCCGGATCTCGATGCGCGCAATCTGCCCGGTACGATCATGGGCATGAATGCAGGTATCAAGGACGGCATGGTGCTGGCCTTCAATCCGCCGCCAATCCTTGGATTGAGCACCACCGGCGGTTTTGAGCTTTACGTGCAGGACCGCTCGGGCGGCGGCGTTGCCTCACTCACCAATGCCATCAAGCTTTTGACCGATGCAGCCGCAAAACGACCCGAACTGGCCGGTGTGCGCACGACGTTTGATCCGAATGTCCCGCAATATGACATCCAGCTCGACCGTGAAAAAGCCAAGGCCATGGGCGTTCCGATCAACTCAGTCTTTACAGCCATGCAGGCGACATTCGGCAGTGTTTATGTCAATGATTTTACGCTGTACGGTCGTAACTATCAGGTTAATCTGCAATCGGAAGCCGATTTCCGCCGCGATCCGAGCGATCTGAAACATGTGTTCGTTCGTGCTGATTCGGGTAGCATGATCCCGCTCGATGCGCTTGTCACCGTCCAGCGAATTGTCGGTCCCGACCAGCTTGAACGTTTCAACGCGTTCAATGCGGCCAAGATCACGGGTAATCCTGCCCCCGGTTACACATCAGGCGATGCCATTCAGGCCATGCAGGAAGTGGCATCCGAAGTGCTGCCCAAGGATTACCAGATCGCCTGGACGGGGTCCGCTTATCAGGAAGTGTCGACCAGTGGCTCCGGCTCACAGGCGATTATCTTCGGCCTGATCATGGTGTTCCTCATTCTGGCAGCGCAATATGAGCGTTGGACATTGCCGTTGGCGGTGTTGACGGCCGTACCCTTTGCGCTGTTCGGTGCGTTGCTCGCAACTCATCTCAGGGGGCTCACCAATGACGTCTATTTCCAGATCGGTCTGGTGACGCTCATCGGTCTTGCGGCAAAGAATGCGATCCTGATCGTAGAATTTGCCGTGTTGCAGCGCGAAGAAGGCAAGACCGCCTTCGAGGCGGCAGCAGAGGCGGCGCGTCTGCGCTTCCGTCCGATCGTCATGACGTCGCTGGCCTTCATCTTAGGTGTCGTTCCGCTCGCCACCAGCACGGGCGCGGGTTCCGCAAGCCGCCACGCCATCGGTACCGGCGTTATCGGCGGGATGCTGGCTGCAACCTTCATCGCCATGATCTTCGTGCCGATGTTCTACCGGCTGATTGCCTGG from Brucella sp. BE17 encodes:
- a CDS encoding NUDIX domain-containing protein, translated to MKIIRIAAAIIRDEAGRFLLVRKRGSDIFFQPGGKIDPGEDARTCLLREIEEELGLRIDQGQLCYAANMSAPAANEVDATVEAELFHLVLRDGQEPVASSEIEELLWNVPGGTERPVALLSQAIQARFA
- a CDS encoding DMT family transporter: MNPRDTATYVFLAVTWGLSFLVVLRVVEAFGWVGAVTFRSFIAAGTLYAIARLSGRRLDFQAGWKPFTIVGATTVAGQLLGLSYGTPLIGTAMAAICVASIPLFSMVISQLWGLERITPRGLTGLLLGISGIVLLVGFPAISVTPSFIVGCVAALLACLFAAFGSNYASRRLATTGSWETTIGAFVFGGIMTLPLIIIVPIPSVPSPVDILYLLISACVMSALTYVLYFKLVGSVGPTKAISVEFVVTVIAVLVGAIFLKEQLSLIQFFGAAIIIAGCVLVLGSRPTL
- a CDS encoding carbon monoxide dehydrogenase subunit G; protein product: MDLTGEERIAAPREAVWDALNDIETLKACIPGCEDLERLSEREIRAALKVNLGIIKVRFHGTLELSNMQQPKSYTISGRGEGSIAGFAHGVTDVALLEDGNETILTYIIRGDAGGKIAQLGSKLLGSAARKIADRFFANIAQAAQTAATRTT
- the pgi gene encoding glucose-6-phosphate isomerase, whose protein sequence is MARDTARLEATVSKLKKHWAETAPTDMRAAFKADSSRFEKYSLSLDDLLFDFSKARINDETVALLKELALAADVEGRRSAMFAGEHINVTEDRAVLHVALRDTTSKEVLVDGHNVLTDVKDVLDRMAEFSEGIRAGALQGATGKKITDIVNIGIGGSDLGPVMATLALAPYHDGPRAHFVSNIDGAHIADTLAPLDPATTLVIIASKTFTTIETMTNAQTARKWVADALGEDAVGAHFAAVSTALDKVAAFGITEERVFGFWDWVGGRYSVWSAIGLPVMIAVGPKNFREFLAGAHAMDVHFRDAPLEENLPIWLGLIGYWHRAICDYSSRAIIPYDQRLTRLAAYFQQLDMESNGKSVTLDGKPVSGPSGPVVWGEPGTNGQHAFFQLLHQGTDTIPLEFIVAAKGHEAELDHQHQMLLANCLAQSEALMKGRTLDEARAQLQAKNLPEADVERIAPHRVFSGNRPSLTLVHDKLDPYALGRLIALYEHRVFVEAQIFGINAFDQWGVELGKELATALLPVVSGEERADDKDASTRGLVAHLHARRKA
- a CDS encoding HAD family hydrolase; this translates as MSDALPSAKLKQIRAILFDKDGTLIDFDRTWFAVSWDLARRAADNDETRARLLLDTGGYDWEAARFRANSVIAAGTVDDIVRLWFPDHDETDIRTRIAEFDSYCVAQGALSAVAIEGLRETLMSLQEMGYRLGIATNDSEAGARATVKALGIEAFFDVIIGYDTAARPKPHADPLLYFAQKLDLAPYEIAMVGDNLHDLETARAAEAGFAVGVLSGNSPREALEPHADIVLHSIAELPDLFG
- a CDS encoding long-chain-fatty-acid--CoA ligase, whose product is MSAPKPAAAQKQKTTGAQTQPSKTPATKSSKPKQTAQKLQEETAPKPERLWLKSYPADVPHELELNRSTSIGEMIIGACRQFGDNPAFTCMGKDLTYRQMDEDARALAAFLQSRGLVKGDRVAVMMPNILQYPIAIAAILRAGLVVVNVNPLYTPRELEHQLADSGAKALIVLENFAATVEKALPTLNLPNIIVTSMGDMHGLKGHLINFVVRKVKKLVPAWSLPGHIAFKTALSEGRGKSFNPVPVEGSDIAFLQYTGGTTGISKGAMLTHSNILANVEQMRLWMDVAFRNKGRPKALNFVCALPLYHIFALTVNAMIGIKLGARNILIPNPRDIPGFVKELKKYPFHIFPGLNTLFNALMNNGDFQTLDFKPMILTLGGGMAVQRPIAERWQEMTGCHITEGYGLSETAPVALANALDVTEFTGTIGLPMPSTDVAIRDDDGNDLSQGSVGEICVRGPQVMKGYWERPDETARAIMADGFFRTGDMGLIDARGYTKIVDRKKDMILVSGFNVYPNEIEEVAAEHPRIVESAAIGIPNEHSGEVVKLYVVRRDPDLTADEVKAFCAERLTNYKRPREVEFRESLPKSNVGKILRRELRD
- a CDS encoding TetR family transcriptional regulator gives rise to the protein MRRTKSDAAETREAILAAAEQLFLARGVNQSSLLEIAAQAGVTRGAVYFHFHDKLDIFRAIIGNARFPQEEIMLQAAKLNHPNPLHVLEQSILAALEMFVTDERQQVIFTIIHQRCAYVGDMAPIVERIREARDNALSLFAGLLDVAGRRDELSAQWTACSAAPILLAIVSGLLNEWMRSEKSFDLVGDGSKAIRTFIQSLRKTD
- a CDS encoding efflux RND transporter periplasmic adaptor subunit, which gives rise to MLIYRTIRHIAAGAAFLIFTAQPVLAQAPGAGAPPPEVSFIEIKPHDVPVTYEYAARISAYRAIQVRARVGGILQHRNFVEGTEVNAGDVLFEIDPAPYQAEVERAQAQVAQAQAQYQQSIIDADRAEQLVQQRVQSAAVRDTAFATRDMNKAAVAAAQAQLSTAQLNLDYTKVTAPISGITSQEQVSEGSLIGTDAASSLLTSITQLDPVYVNFSFTDTEAAEIQRLRKERGATGADADRLKIQVLFGDGQAYDQDGTIDFTSSTLDTETGTLGVRAVVQNPDRRLIPGQFVRAAILDIHVKDGITIPKAALMQTPQAQFVYVVDKDEKAEVRPVVIGRELTDEWLISDGLKAGDRVITEGVIKVAPGAPVKAEPASEQTQTDAASPQGDPQADPKAAPKADEEQAADK
- a CDS encoding efflux RND transporter permease subunit, which codes for MKSFFIDRPVFAAVISIVLVLAGLVCIRILPIAQYPELTPPQVVVSATYPGASAETVAQTVAAPLEQQINGVENMLYMQSSSLGSGMMQLTVTFALGTDPNQATIDVNNRVQQATSSLPQEVQRLGVTVAKRSSTILGMVAMFSENANYDRTYVGNYALLNVIDDLKRIPGVGDVQLLGNIDYSMRVWLRPDRLAQFNLTPSDVQTAIQEQNAQYAAGRFGDQPDSQAGPFTYTATTQGRLPDVKAFENIILRSTSNAATLRLKDVARVELGTESYFVDSQLNGTPAVPIAIYLQPGANALNTMESIEKRMDELKVAFPAGIDYSVPFDTTKFIKVSIEEVVHTFIEAIILVVLVVFVFLQNWRATLIPVIAVPISIIGTFAGMYVLGFSINLLTLFGLVLAIGIVVDDAIVVLENVERIMTTEKLSPRKAAIKAMGEVTEPVIAIVLVLCAVFIPVAFMGGLVGEMYKQFAVTIAISVVLSGIVALTLTPALCALILKPGHHEPILPFRIFNSFFDRITSGYTSAVRFFLKRIAIGLLIFAGVIGATYYLFEKVPGSLLPDEDQGFLFSVAVLPPAASLERTTNVLNQASENIRKHPAVENVFAVSGFDLLSGGLKTSSGTMFIMLKDWKERTTPDLDARNLPGTIMGMNAGIKDGMVLAFNPPPILGLSTTGGFELYVQDRSGGGVASLTNAIKLLTDAAAKRPELAGVRTTFDPNVPQYDIQLDREKAKAMGVPINSVFTAMQATFGSVYVNDFTLYGRNYQVNLQSEADFRRDPSDLKHVFVRADSGSMIPLDALVTVQRIVGPDQLERFNAFNAAKITGNPAPGYTSGDAIQAMQEVASEVLPKDYQIAWTGSAYQEVSTSGSGSQAIIFGLIMVFLILAAQYERWTLPLAVLTAVPFALFGALLATHLRGLTNDVYFQIGLVTLIGLAAKNAILIVEFAVLQREEGKTAFEAAAEAARLRFRPIVMTSLAFILGVVPLATSTGAGSASRHAIGTGVIGGMLAATFIAMIFVPMFYRLIAWKDVKKREDDDDDAVIAETPAAPDRPVGSVR